In Colletotrichum higginsianum IMI 349063 chromosome 1, whole genome shotgun sequence, one genomic interval encodes:
- a CDS encoding Glutaredoxin-like domain-containing protein translates to MFTPTRRLFQKAHACRITLFARDGCGLCVRAKSALSNVWDRRPFAFTEINITAPDAKSWRDLYDFDVPVIHISKAEAPEEDPKLVGKAVKLMHRFDPDQIEAKMDQVECKK, encoded by the exons ATGTTCACGCCCACGCGTCGACTCTTCCAGAAGGCTCACGCATGCCGGATCACGCTTTTCGCCCGCGATGGGTGCGGCTTGTGCGTACGCGCCAAATCGGCGCTCTCCAACGTTTGGGACAGGAGGCCATTTGCCTTTACGGAGATCAACATCACCGCGCCGGACGCGAAGAGCTGGAGGGACCTGTATGACTTTGATGTCCCGGTG ATCCACATCAGCAAAGCCGAGGCTCCTGAGGAGGACCCCAAGCTAGTGGGCAAGGCCGTCAAGCTTATGCATCGCTTCGATCCGGATCAGATCGAGGCCAAGATGGATCAAGTCGAGTGCAAGAAGTGA